From the genome of Glycine soja cultivar W05 chromosome 14, ASM419377v2, whole genome shotgun sequence:
GcgaaatattattttgttctgAAACTATTCAATGTTTTATCCTTGTGTTGTGCTGGATAGTTTATCATCCCTTAACAGTGCATTGGTCTCTTTATACTCATTGGATGAATTGTTAAAAGCTAACTAACAACTTTAATTTTAGGATTACTCACATATACCGTGAAGGCAATGCTTGTGCTAACATGCTTGTTTCATATGGTGCACAGTCTTTTAGGTATACTTGGTGGGATTCTCCACCATCTTTTGTTGATCAAGAGCTTCTTAGGTACAGGCTAGGGCTTCCTTTTTATGGGTTTCCTTAGTCTCTTCTTTTGGGTTCGGTTTGGCCCCCTCAATTGTACTGTTTCTCtcagttttataatattaatatatttagtgATGGTGTTTTTGGAGTTTAGGGGTTGCGGTGCCAACATAGTTGGGATGCCAACCTCTTTTGTTCCTTATCCTCTACCATATCTTTTGCCGTTTTAAGACAAGCAAGCCAATCTATTTGAAACTCAATAACTTGTTAATTGTATTGTGCTGGATAGTTTATCATACCTAATAAAGCTAATGCACAAATAATAAGTGTTTATGTGGCTGAATAAGAATGTTGAAATGACACTATATCAGTCCACATTTTAGAATTTATAAATAGATGCTTCAAAGcaatttcaaattgaattatCTTTATATAACAGAAAAACAGAAGATCGTAATACGTATCATTTGATtccaataataaacaaatttttcaagTAAAATGCTGATAGTTATAAACTGGTATACGAAAACTCTTACTCAAATGCATGATATTCACGCCCGGCCTCAAGCTACGGAGAAGGTCAGATGCATGTTGACTCATGCCAAAGTactcaaatattttttgggGGTGAAAGTGTGAAAACAGCAGTTGGTTTGATAAATCTCTCGCCATCAAGACCTGTGGGTGGAAAGATTCCATAGGAAAATATGGTCTAGAAAAAATGCATTTTACAACCACTTGAAAGTATTTGGATGCCGAAGCTTTGAGCACATTCTCAAGGATGAGAGAATGCAGTTGGATGCTAAAGCCAAGAAATGAAAGTATTTTGGTTCTCCAAATGATAATTTTGGCTATTGTATTTGGAATAAGAATCTCTCACAATCAAACGATTAAAAAGTTTGAGCAAATAAGAACTTAGAAGCCTCAAACTAAACCAACAAGATATGGTGTGGTTGAGAGATAATCTTGTCCCTTAAGCAAGTTATCAGAAATTTAATCTCTATCCATGCGTATGAAAAAACATTTGTCATAAGAAATTAGTCCTTTAAATGTATGTCAGTACCTCAAATAATTCGTCCTTCGCTGAGAGCCAAGGGATACCCCatgttcaacaaaaaaaaaaggctcaaACTAATTGGAATGATAGTCAAATTCCTATGGTACACACTAACAACTTAAGCTCATAAACTTGGTTATTATTTACAACCGTCAcaatccaaaaaaaatgaaattaaaaatttctattaAGAGGAACAAAAATACTTGCATCATTTGGATCTTTTTCAATCATCAGAGAGGAAAACGtatcaaatgaaaaatattgaaaaattatactCAATACAGTCTAGATATTCGCTTTAAGCATATTCATTcctaaattataaagaaaatacaaagaACAATCAGCAGTGAAGACAATCCGTTAAGAAAGCTTTGGCAAGAAAGGACATGGACAATGTTTGGTTTATCATAATAAACTTGACTCATATGGTACACTTCCAGCTTTTGCTTGTGGTATTGTtgttgggttacaagtgtgaggtgaagtcccacatcggataaaagtggaaaggttgaacaccatataagtgaggagaagaccctTAAACCTaagccttaaggttttgagttagagtgtggtgtcaggtctccttatgtggtgACTCGTGGTCCACAAGTGTACCCCTCGAATCTCCCTAACAATTGTTATCAGAGCCGTCCTCAAGGATTAAACGGTCAAATTCTCGTCATGCAATCAAATCCATCCCGAGGTGCCAAATTGTATCATCCTTCAACCCCTAGTTTCAGTTCATGTTGCTTCTGTTTTATTTGAAATCACTGTACATGACTTAAGCATAATGTTACCATGGCTAGAAAAACTCAGACATAGTTTAGTTGAAGTATGATCATTTCTTTTAGACGTGAAAAGAAGTTTGTTGAGGTTTTCACTGTTAGAATCCATTAATTGTAGGGATTAgatatgatttgaatttaaattgtaattgatctaaatctctatatattttttacttttttatgtgTGATTCTATTTTGACGGAAAGATGGTAGAAATGATCATGTGTTTATTCACTGTTTcatattaatatgaaaattatcagattctatttttttaacatggtatcagagccaactCCAATTATCTCTCTTCTTTAAGAATCTTCTGAGTACGAAAATGGAGGATAAGTCAAATAAATTAGATTCTGCTCCACATATGCAAAATCTATCTTCAATCCTTATACCTGAGCGTCTTAATGGTACGAATTATACTGAATGAGTCCTAAATGCATAGCACAAGATAAGAGGTTGTAAGCGTTGGGGTTACACTCAATCCTTTGGGGTTGATTACCAAGAAACCTTTGCACTAGTTACAAAACTCAATACAGTAAGGGTGTTATTATCACTAGCAGCAAATCAAGATTGATCACTTCTTCAATTCGATGtaaaaaatgctttttttataTGGAGATTTAATGAAAGAAGTTTATCATCAAGGGTGTGTTGActaaaagagattaaaaataacatagtgGATagtaacaaataacaaaatataccaACCATCGGCATTGTTTATCATCAGGGGGCAGAACACGAGCATTTACTGAAACCCATTTGAGTAGTCACTTCAATATGATCTCAaaggtataaaaaaatgttgaaccccaaaaacgaagaaaaaaatccatttaataataaaaaaagagcgACAGACAGGTGTGCCAACAAAGCAAAACcaatgaaagagaaagaaaaaaataaaaattcaaattactgAATTGGTGTTTTTGTCGCAAGTTTTGCATAGCACTGccaatgaaagagagaaaataaaaaataaaaaattcaggtTCTCAAAAACTGTACGCAACTAGAAACAATGGCTGAGATGAAGAAGAAAGCAGAACTGATCTTCTTTCCCATACCGGAGATTGGCCACTTAGCTTCATTCCTCGAATTAGCACAACTCCTAATCAACCATCATAACCATCTTTCCATCACATTCCTCTGCATGAAACTCCCTTACGCTCCCTCTTTAGATGCATACATCAGATCAGTTATAGCCTCACAACCTCAAATTCAAGTCATTGATCTCCCTCAAGTAGAACCACCTCTACAGGAACTATTGAGACCACTATCACACTACATCTGGTCCTACTTGCAGACCCTCAAACCCCATGTCAAAGGTATAGTGCAAAACATTTTATCATCTCATTCTAACCCCATTATCGGGTTGCTCCTAGATGTCTTTTGTTCACCCTTGATTGATGTGGGAAATGACTTAGGCATCCCTTCTTATTTGTATAATTCTTCAAATGTTGGATTTTTTAGTCTCATGCTTTCCCTTCAGAAGCGTCAGATTGGTTATGTGTTCAATGATTCTGATCCTGAGTGGTTGATTCCGGGGCTCCCTGATCCTGTTCCTTCAAGTGTTTTCCCTGATGCTCTTTTTAACAAAGATGGATATGCTACTTATTATAAACATGCTCAGAGGTCCAAAGACTCCAAAGGGATTATTGTTAATTCTTTTTCAGAGTTGGAGCAGAATCTTATTGATGCATTATGTGATGATCAAAGCCAAACACCTCCTATCTATGCTGTTGGTCCATTGATTGATCTCAAAGGTAATAAATCTAACCCAACTTTAGATCAAGGTCAACATGACAGAATCTTGAAATGGCTAGATGAGCAGCCAGATTCTTCTGTTGTTTTTCTATGTTTTGGGAGTAAGGGAAGCTTTGATCCATCTCAAACTAGAGAAATAGCACTAGCGATTCAGCATAGTGGTGTTAGGTTCTTGTGGAGTATACATTCTCCGCCAACCACAGACATTGAAGAGAGAATCTTACCAGAAGGGTTCTTAGAGTGGATGGAGGGTAGGGGAATGCTATGTGAGTGGGCACCCCAAGTAGAGATTCTAGCCCACAAAGCCATTGGGGGGTTTGTGTCTCATTGTGGATGGAACTCTATTTTGGAAAGCATTTGGTTTGGGGTATCAATATTGACATGGCCTATCTATGGAGAACAAAAGATGAATACTTTTAGGATGGTGAGGGAATTTGGATTAGCAGTGGAGCTGAAACTGGACTATAGAAGGGGTAGTGATCTTGTTATGGCAGAGGAGATAGAGAAAGGGCTGAAACAATTGATGGACAGAGACAATGTGGTGcacaagaatgtgaaagagatgaaagacaAGGCAAGGAAAGCTGTCCTTACTGGTGGGTCTTCTTACATTGCTGTTGGAAAACTAATTGATAATATGTTGGGAAGCAACTGATAAGTGATAGCATAGTTGTTGTATTTTAATAAATGGAGTTGCCCCTTTCTATTAGATGGATATTTAAATGGTTGCAGTTTGTGTATGACAAATTTACTAGAGCAATTATGAATGTTCTTCTGTTCTGCCTTTTCTTTGGATGGTTTATACCAAATTGTTCTTTCACATCTGAATTGGGGAAATAGAATGGATTAACCTCGATGAATACGACAATTGCGACTATTAAAGTTTACAAACTCAAaccttttaaatttaagtctagTGATTTGGATTTCAAGTAAGAGTAAAACCTTTTACCTATGTATATGCGTGGGCCTTCTCTTTTTAGCAGAAATGGGTGGAATGTACAAGAGTGTTGCTAGGTACGCCCAGcattctaaaaaaatgataaaattgttcTTCATTGATTtttctcttacggatcaagttgatccggaagtCTCTTCCAGATTAAAacttccggatcaacttgatccgtaagaagaaaaataaaatttttgttaattatacaagatatttaaagatatttattttataatataatttatacatttaaagatatttatttcattaattataatataattaaatatatttatttattttattaattataatatatttataaatattgatttattataaataattaatgctaatcaatcataatttcCTAAAAGatgatatatctatatataatcataattcattctaatcaatcaatcataattctctaaaagaggatatatcaatatataatcataattcatgttaatcaatcaatcatgctaATCAATCATAATTCCCTAAAAGAGGATATATCCGAAAAAACTGAATCTAATTCAATCATAATTAGCATGAATTGtgattatatatagatatatcctCTTTTAAGGAATTatgattgattagcatgaattttgattatgattgattgattagcaaaataaatatctttaaatatattgtataattaacaaaattttattttttctcttatgaatcaagttgatccggaagttacggatcaacttgatccgtaagaagaaaatcaagcaaaaacaatttTGCCAtagaatgctgggtgcaccagcaataatactgggtgcacctagcaacactcaatGTATAATGTCAAGTAAGAGGTACCAGCTCAAGCAAAAtagttattagaaaaaaataataataaagaatgcaggagtgaaaccaaccaaaaaaGACGACAATCTCATGCTCCTAGTCCTACACTCTTGTCAAAGAGAAACTACAAAAGTTATCACTAATGAACTTGGGTGATGTGTTTCATTTAAAGTCAAGTGTGCATATATATCTAGTGAATTGTGGTGTTTTTCACCCCTGAAAAATCTCCCAAATGGGAGAATTAAACCAAACTCTCAAAGTAGGCACTAGGCTGATGGACTCGACTTTTCTTAGCTAAAATCCTCAATTTATGTCGCAGGAGTTCCTGAATCGTTTTAAAAGGCATTGACGaatgttgcattttttttttatctataaacaaCTCCAAGTCAACATTAATAAAAtgggaagaaaataaatgaaatataaaaaacccACAACCAAGCGTTCTACAATATAATACTTGGAATCAAGTTTTGCATCTTGGACCAGCACCGTAAAAATTGGAAGCTTAGATATGCCAAAGCATTTCGCTTTTTGCTACCTGTAGAGAAGATAGcatcaaatatcaaatatagaGAATTCATGGTACATTAGCATTGGTAGTAGGAGACCGTTgaaccaaacaaaatattttatcatacacGTCAAAAGGAAGATTATCACTGCTCTCATAGCAGTGTAAATCATGATAAACAAAATGACCTTGGAAATATTAGAAGCTTTGAATCACACAGTTCAGGTTATCAAATGGTGTTCAACTTAGTCTAATACTCGTTTCTCTCCACGACAAAGGAATGACATGCCATATCCAGACCTTGATACTGTCCTTTCTTGACCCTTTCTATTCTCTCCTGTCAAAAGCATATCTTTCTTTTGACTCTGTTTGATTGCTATAGTTTCTATACGATCTTTTATCTAGCTTCCTATCATAATCTTCTCTTGGCTTTGGTGCAGATTCACCTTCACTGTGCTTTCGTGATTTCCTGTCTTCACTGTATCCATGAGGTTCTCTTGACTTGCTTACAATATCATCATTATCCCTCCTCCGGGATCTTTTATCTTCCCTTATATCAGAATCTTTCGACTTTGGTTCAACTTCAACATCATCTGGCTTTATTGACCTTTTCTCTTCCCTTAGGTGATGATCTTTTGGCTCAAGCTTCATACCATCATAATCATCCCTTCTTGatcctttttcttctctcttgtaTCGATATTCTCTAAACTTATGTTCAAATTCATCATCTTCATGCCTTCTtgatctcttttcttctcttctactGTTATTTTCTCTCCCATCAAATTTGTCATCATCTTCATGCCTTCTTGATCTATTCAGTTCTCTTTTACTGTTATTTTCTCTCCCCTCAAATTTGTCATCATCTTCATGCCTTCTtgatctcttttcttctcttctactgttattttctcttccctcaaatttatcatcatcatcatcatgccaCCGCTTTGTCATCTCTTTTCTATCACTTCTCTTAGGTTGGTTGTCTAATTCAGCATCATTGTTGCGGGCCCTAGAACATGAATCTCTGTCTCTAGTTTCTGCAATATGATTTGATTGATTGTTGCCagatcttctttctttttgggGACCATCAAATTTGTCATGACCCCATTTTGGTTTGTCTTCCTCACGACCCCAACCTGTATTTGCAGCTCTCTGGATAAAGGAAACAAAGACAgtcaaaaatatgaaaaggtaGCTGCATAAATCTTCAGAATCCGACcaaattttattccaaaattcAGCACATTATATAACATATACACAACTTCAAAAGTTCAACTATAAGCAAAGCAAAAATGACGAGAAATCATCAAAGCAGAGAACATGCACAATAGAGCAGCAAACAATTATGGGTAAATTACAATGTCCTTTCAATCAGATATATTTGAATTACAATGTCCTCCctctaattttgataattacatTTGTCTCCCTGAGAGATgcatatatattacattttagtccattttaatataaattaacctCTTAATGGGGATGAACAACTATAAATGAACCTCAAGCTCAAGTACTCCACGACTTCCAATGTCACCGGcaactaattttaaatacaatattattaatctCAGgatcttaaaaaatgaaatgctagatttttcatataaatacCAGCAGTTtagaattttcttaatttttaccaCTGAACATTGaacaaaagtaatataaaacttGTTAATCAAGAGggaaattttcttaaataaagaatacattttttatcatttaacaaATCTCAcataaattttacttaataacaaaatataatactaaaaagaGGGCTAAAAATGGCTCTTAACATTCTTAAATAGTGTGTAATTACATGAAGAGTCGTCTTTGGGTGCCTCCAACAGTCGTCTGTGGGTGCCGCCAAAAAGTGAAACGCATAAAATCCAAATCCAAGTACTATCCTCTCATCACcagaaaaagaacaaagaaaataGGTAGAGccaaggttatcaaactcgagaaTTTACGTAAACTCGTGAGAGTTCCATAGACTCAACTCGTAACTTCTTCACCAATCACCACCTCTCAGCACCATTCTACTTGGAAGGTTTGATTAAATGTGACCATCGATGTTCTTGTTTACCCCCATTATAAGGTTTTGGAAGTACAATGGAATATAAGATTCCCAGGTATTGTGCTCTCTTTGCCGGAGTGAGATTCCAGAATTTCTAGCCCTAAGTTTCTTATTAAAGCTTTTAATGAGACAGGCTTGTTTTCTGACTAGTGGATGGCTGTTCATAGATTTTTAAAGGTCTGACATGCAAAGGGACTATGGTACTCTATTGTATTAATGTTTTTctatttcctttctttcctctGAAGTCTCTTTGTAGCCTAAGAGGAGATGAGTACTGATCATCCTCCTGTTTTGTCTTCTTAACTTTCTGTTTTATATTATACAATATGCAATGATCATCCTCCTTAATGATGTTTAGTTGGAGGGAAAATGGAGGGGAGGGGAGGGTTTTTATGAACTttacttgttttaaaaattttggaGAGACAGGGGGATTTTAGAGGGGAAAGAAACTTCTATACCAATTAGACTAAAGTATCCTTAATTTAATAGCTTTGTTTGACAATCTAAGTGTATAAtactaaatttgtttatttcccCTTGCTTCTCCTCCTTTGAACCAAACAGTGCATTacaataaaaggaaaataatagcaaaacaaaaacatcaaCAGAACAAAGTTCCAAAtccataaaaatgaaataatgaatCAATGTTCTGAATCTCATATTGCAATGGGTAGCAGCTGGCCCAAAATTCACTAAAGCAGGATAGAGGATAGCAATATAGCCACTATTCTGAAGTTTTTTATAATCTATAGTTTTTATAATgtataatatatacatacaaaTTCTCAAAAACGATAAAAATTGCTCAAAATTCATGACATTCATAATTAACAATTAGAAGTTATAGGCGTCTTAATTAAAACATACAAgtaaatactaaaaaaagtcaaatacaAATTTCTTACATAAGAATCATCGATCAACATCTTCTAAATTCAAGTTTTATTGATCATTTCCCCTACTAATATAGTAGTAGATTTCATCTttggaaattaaaattccaaaaattctACCACCACCACCTAGAAAAAAGCTCTAACCACTTTGTTTAGAGGGCTTTTTTTGGAATCAACACATATAATGCTGCTATAGCAGCCGCTATTGAGCCCACTATTTGGTCCACTATGACCTATATACTAGAGTGTTATGCTGCAATAGTTGTAAAATCCTGATTAAATCACACAAGAATGAGAAGGATCCAGAGGTTGTGCAATTAGGTATGGAGGCACTACttataccaacaagatgcatTTACTTTTCGGTAGCTCATCACATAAGAACTCCaaagttaaacatgtttgactTGGAGCAATTATAGGATAGATGACCTTCTAGAAGTTTTCTGGAAAGCGTGTGAGTGAAGACAAAGTATGCTGAAAATTCTCATGTTGGTTTGTGGGGACAGTTAATGATCTTGAGAGCAGACAAACGGTGTCAGAGCTGGTTGTCGAGGTCTCGAAAAGGACTTCTGATCGGTGGAGGATTCTAACCAATAAAAATGTTACAACAGCCCATGCAGTGGCCAGGGGCTGCTCCACTCCACAACACCACTATAGCAGCGCTATTTAAAACCCTATAATGAATACCTTTGTCTACAACAGTGCTTGCTCGTTTATAGAGACAGCGGGGAGAATAAAACCTAACCGCAAGACTAGCCAGCAgaaagcagaaaaaaaaattctgataaGTATGTgtattaaaattgtaaatataacCATAAATCTTTGAAAAGACAGGTGGATAGAGCAAAACACAAGCAACAAGGTAAAATGAAGTTAGAGGTCACGGCTAGTTGAAGTGACTAGAATTGGTGGATTTGAACATAACTGTTTACTAGAATTGGTGGCCAGAGCTGCAGCGTTCAGTGGTGGGTGGGGTTGGAAATTCAGTCACTCCAAATGACAAAGTTGAGAGAGGAAGAGGCAAATCAAAATGCCTTGATTGATCAAACAAGACTGCTTTATCATAAACAAAATTTCATTGGAAAGGAAAGACAAGAGAATACAAAATAAGAGGACCATGAATCTTCCTAAggccacaaaaaaaataaaaaaagaggaaagaaaaaagaatatacaTCAACTTAAGAAAGAAAACCCAATCACTTTGCAAGTATGACCAAGAAACACCTTATAATAAACCCGCGAGCATAAAAAAAGCTAAGGCATGCCTGCTGTTAACATCATAGCATATTATTACTAATGAACAACTTATTAGCTGAAGTACAAAACTTCTACATCACCAACGACATATCTAAGACTACAaccttaacaaaaatataaaataaaataaaataaagctcTAGATGTAGTTTATGCTCTACAGTCTACGGTCAATACCAAAATTCCACTCCCACAATATCAAAGAGTTGAAGAGCAATAAATCATTCCAATAAGCCAAAAAGTATTGCATTTGAAACTTCaattaaactttacaaaaacTCAAACCATAATGCTCAAATTTTCAAGTCACAAAGCCAAAATGTTGCTTCCAAAcacttcaattaaattttacaaaaaatcaaactaaaggCTCAAGTTTTCTAGTTCTAAAGCCAAAAAATATTGCCTACGAACACTTCaatcaaattttacaaaaaaaaaaaaacaaaacaaaccttAACACTCTAGTTTTCAAGTCATACGAAGCATACAAATCTATATCTCAAATTACTGTGACATGACCATAAAATGCTTATCTTACTTGCTCATCATGAGAAAACTTGCAGCTAGCTCCACGAGTGCATTCACCTCTTTGGAAAGCACGGCAAACGCCACGTGCCTCCCTCTTCTGCCGCTCTGTCTCttcatcctcctcctccttcttcttATACTTATCAACATGGTCCACCCTAATAATTCTCCCCAAAACCTGTGCCCCATTCAAATTATCTGAGCCacaaaaacaaacatcaaaacgCAATTCACCATTAcattcacaaaataataataataataataataaaatccgAGAACAGAGACCCACCCACAGCAAGATTCGTGCTTCTCTGATCCTCATACGCAAGGAACGCAAAACCCTTTGATTTTCCGGTGCCTTTGTCCCTAACGAGATTAACGTCAACAACCTCGCCGTATCTGAAATTATCGTTGAGattaataaaaattgttaatagagagagagagagttgatGAATTGAATTGAAAGAGTTATTATACTGAGCGAAAACGGCGAGGAGGTCACCCTCGGTGAGATCGAAGGGGATGCCACCGACGAAGACGTAAGCGGAATCCTTGTACTTGGTGTGCCACGAGGCTTGCTCGCCGATGCCGAGTGCAGCTTCTCTGGCATTGATGTTCTGAGTGCGCTTCACTAGTGTTAGCGGgttcatctctctctctctctctctctctctctctctctctctctctctctctctgctcaGCACGAACCGGTGCTAGCAGTGAAAGAGGGAAATCGGGGAATGCGAGATGGTTGGGGCAAACAAGGTCTTTgactcaaaaatcaaaattaggaAGGGGAAGGGAAAAAGTTATACACTAGATTGCATATCTTgtctcttattttttcttaatttcatcaatcttgtcacttaattattatttattttttacattttgtcaactaaaatttatttcaagtcTTTAACGATATAAATATGATCAAATAAATTGAAAGACAGTTGTAACATTTGCCacagcataaaaaaatatattttaagtacTATTAAGACTTT
Proteins encoded in this window:
- the LOC114383139 gene encoding UDP-glycosyltransferase 71K2-like; the encoded protein is MAEMKKKAELIFFPIPEIGHLASFLELAQLLINHHNHLSITFLCMKLPYAPSLDAYIRSVIASQPQIQVIDLPQVEPPLQELLRPLSHYIWSYLQTLKPHVKGIVQNILSSHSNPIIGLLLDVFCSPLIDVGNDLGIPSYLYNSSNVGFFSLMLSLQKRQIGYVFNDSDPEWLIPGLPDPVPSSVFPDALFNKDGYATYYKHAQRSKDSKGIIVNSFSELEQNLIDALCDDQSQTPPIYAVGPLIDLKGNKSNPTLDQGQHDRILKWLDEQPDSSVVFLCFGSKGSFDPSQTREIALAIQHSGVRFLWSIHSPPTTDIEERILPEGFLEWMEGRGMLCEWAPQVEILAHKAIGGFVSHCGWNSILESIWFGVSILTWPIYGEQKMNTFRMVREFGLAVELKLDYRRGSDLVMAEEIEKGLKQLMDRDNVVHKNVKEMKDKARKAVLTGGSSYIAVGKLIDNMLGSN
- the LOC114385324 gene encoding zinc finger CCCH domain-containing protein 25-like — encoded protein: MNPLTLVKRTQNINAREAALGIGEQASWHTKYKDSAYVFVGGIPFDLTEGDLLAVFAQYGEVVDVNLVRDKGTGKSKGFAFLAYEDQRSTNLAVDNLNGAQVLGRIIRVDHVDKYKKKEEEDEETERQKREARGVCRAFQRGECTRGASCKFSHDEQRAANTGWGREEDKPKWGHDKFDGPQKERRSGNNQSNHIAETRDRDSCSRARNNDAELDNQPKRSDRKEMTKRWHDDDDDKFEGRENNSRREEKRSRRHEDDDKFEGRENNSKRELNRSRRHEDDDKFDGRENNSRREEKRSRRHEDDEFEHKFREYRYKREEKGSRRDDYDGMKLEPKDHHLREEKRSIKPDDVEVEPKSKDSDIREDKRSRRRDNDDIVSKSREPHGYSEDRKSRKHSEGESAPKPREDYDRKLDKRSYRNYSNQTESKERYAFDRRE